A single region of the Lycium barbarum isolate Lr01 chromosome 2, ASM1917538v2, whole genome shotgun sequence genome encodes:
- the LOC132628327 gene encoding uncharacterized protein LOC132628327 gives MIAPSIQKEIVNACAKETMKEFVEDLNGDYFGILVDESKDVSHKEQMALVLRYVNKEGTLIERFLNVVHVKDITAIALKDAIYSLLLEHSLSPSQIRGQGYDGASNMQGKINGLKTLVLEDTPSAYCIHCFAHQLQLTLVAVAKKHYDVDQFFDIVANVLNIVGGSFKRREILREDQAKKLEELLVLSEVHTGSGLNQELGLQRPSDTRWGSHFKIVRNFIALFSSIVHVLEVIASEGTTYLERSMAKSLVNDIRFFEFVHMLQMMLKVLTITNDLNMTLQRKDQDIVNAVKLVDFAKGNYNR, from the coding sequence ATGATTGCTCCAAGTATCCAAAAGGAGATCGTGAATGCTTGTGCAAAAGAAACAATGAAAGAATTTGTTGAAGATTTAAATGGAGATTACTTTGGCATATTGGTTGATGAATCTAAGGATGTTTCTCATAAGGAACAAATGGCTCTTGTTCTTAGATATGTAAACAAAGAAGGCACACTTATTGAACGATTCCTTAATGTTGTTCATGTTAAAGATATAACTGCAATAGCATTGAAAGATGCTATCTATTCTTTGCTTTTAGAGCATTCATTGAGTCCATCTCAAATACGGGGACAAGGTTATGATGGAGCTAGTAACATGCAAGGAAAAATCAATGGTCTTAAAACTCTAGTTCTGGAAGACACTCCTTCAGCTTATTGCATACATTGCTTTGCTCATCAGTTGCAATTGACTCTTGTAGCTGTTGCAAAGAAGCACTATGATGTAGATCAATTTTTTGATATTGTTGCTAACgtcttgaatattgttggaggTTCTTTTAAGCGCAGGGAGATTCTTCGAGAAGATCAAGCAAAAAAACTAGAGGAATTACTAGTGCTTAGTGAAGTTCATACAGGAAGTGGACTAAATCAAGAACTTGGGCTTCAAAGGCCCAGTGACACCCGTTGGGGATCTCACTTTAAAATAGTGCGTAATTTTATTGCATTATTCTCATCAATTGTTCATGTGCTTGAAGTAATTGCAAGTGAGGGTACAACTTATCTAGAGAGATCCATGGCAAAAAGTCTAGTGAATGATATAAGATTTTTTGAGTTTGTGCATATGTTGCAAATGATGTTGAAAGTGTTGACAATTACAAATGATTTGAATATGACTTTGCAAAGAAAAGATCAAGATATTGTGAATGCTGTGAAGCTCGTTGATTTTGCCAAAGGCAACTACAATCGATGA
- the LOC132628326 gene encoding uncharacterized protein LOC132628326 yields MRESKWESLIEDVSSFCVKHDILITEMDKNYHIGKSKRKSSSVTYSHHLHVEVFNAVIDLQLAELNSRFDAVNSDLLLGMASLSPDNSFANYDKDKIMKLGTLYRDEFSASKLEDLNYELDNYILFVREDSDFSNLKGIRDLSETLVETNLHKTWRLVYLLLKLSLILSVVTATVERAFSSMKYIKNDLRSRIGDEFLNDCLVCYIEDEVFESVPNDAIIDRFQNITSRRGQL; encoded by the coding sequence ATGAGAGAGTCTAAATGGGAATCTTTGATTGAAGATGTCTCTTCATTTTGTGTGAAGCATGATATTCTAATTACTGAAATGGATAAGAACTATCATATTGGAAAGTCAAAGCGCAAGAGTTCAAGTGTCACATATTCTCATCATTTGCATGTAGAAGTCTTTAATGCTGTTATTGATTTGCAACTTGCGGAGCTTAATAGTCGTTTTGATGCAGTGAATAGTGATTTGCTTCTAGGTATGGCTAGTTTGAGTCCAGATAATTCTTTTGCAAATTATGATAAAGACAAAATTATGAAACTTGGTACACTTTATCGTGATGAGTTTAGTGCTTCCAAGCTTGAAGATCTCAATTACGAGCTTGACAACTATATTCTCTTTGTGAGAGAAGATAGTGATTTCTCTAACTTGAAAGGAATTCGAGATCTTTCAGAAACATTAGTTGAAACAAATCTGCACAAGACTTGGAGACTTGTTTATTTGCTTCTGAAGTTAAGCTTGATATTGTCTGTGGTTACAGCAACGGTAGAAAGAGCTTTTTCTTCAATGAAGTACATCAAAAATGACTTACGAAGCAGAATTGGTGATGAATTTCTTAatgattgtttagtttgttaTATAGAAGATGAAGTATTTGAA